A single Thunnus thynnus chromosome 6, fThuThy2.1, whole genome shotgun sequence DNA region contains:
- the gpr182 gene encoding G-protein coupled receptor 182, with product MSTSEHNRSLDFINGTPWFVFECSIDLDTDYRRIALFLLYLFVFMVGLLENLLVVWVNWRRRHTASGVLFCIINVSLSDLMVIVILPFFMMEVTMDKVWLWGRFLCRVTNLIYMINVYSSTFFLAFMTLERYLSLTRPSSMACFPVARGRRWALCGGLWLLSFFLALIENIHVDLLEWDEPGCYMLPEDNHTEWFVSVALLSLLFQFLGPAAVIITCNVLIAQAVQTTPDVQGRREVWLVHVYSVVFIMCWLPYHLVMFLMTIDDLNPYIFSCNAVEFLYFSFSVVQGLSLFHCVANPILYNFLSKSFRNNLISSVVNCIPKEVTADQAGAGTQPDAPNGGGGGIGKQKFSNASTSQSDVGS from the coding sequence ATGAGCACTTCCGAGCACAACCGTTCATTAGACTTCATAAATGGCACGCCGTGGTTTGTCTTCGAGTGCTCCATCGACCTCGATACAGACTACCGGCGCATCGCCCTCTTCCTGCTCTACCTTTTCGTCTTCATGGTGGGCCTCCTGGAGAACCTGCTGGTCGTCTGGGTCAACTGGCGTCGACGCCACACGGCCAGCGGCGTCCTCTTCTGCATCATCAACGTGAGCCTGTCGGACCTGATGGTGATCGTGATCCTGCCTTTCTTCATGATGGAGGTCACCATGGACAAGGTTTGGCTGTGGGGCCGCTTCCTCTGCAGGGTCACCAACCTCATCTATATGATCAACGTCTACAGCAGCACCTTCTTCTTGGCCTTCATGACCCTGGAGCGCTATCTGTCCCTGACCAGGCCCTCGTCCATGGCATGCTTCCCCGTGGCGAGAGGGCGCCGCTGGGCGCTCTGCGGAGGCCTGTGGTTGCTCTCCTTCTTTCTGGCTCTGATAGAGAACATCCACGTGGATCTCCTGGAGTGGGACGAGCCAGGCTGTTACATGCTGCCCGAGGACAACCACACCGAATGGTTCGTCTCTGTGGCTTTACTCAGCCTGCTCTTCCAGTTCCTGGGCCCGGCCGCCGTCATCATCACCTGCAACGTGTTGATCGCCCAAGCCGTTCAAACCACACCGGACGTGCAGGGTCGACGGGAGGTGTGGCTGGTGCACGTGTACTCCGTGGTGTTTATCATGTGCTGGCTTCCCTACCACCTGGTCATGTTCCTGATGACCATAGATGACCTCAACCCTTACATCTTCAGCTGCAACGCGGTGGAATTCCTCTACTTCTCTTTCAGCGTGGTGCAGGGCCTGTCGCTTTTCCACTGCGTCGCCAACCCCATCCTTTACAACTTCCTCAGCAAGAGCTTCCGCAACAACCTGATCAGCTCTGTGGTGAACTGCATTCCCAAAGAGGTAACCGCAGACCAGGCGGGAGCGGGGACCCAGCCCGACGCTCCAAACGGAGGCGGGGGAGGCATTGGGAAGCAGAAGTTTAGTAACGCCAGCACCAGCCAGTCTGATGTGGGATCATAA